The following is a genomic window from Polaribacter atrinae.
GTATTCATCAGAAATATTTACGCCACCTGTAAAGCCAATCTCGTTATCTATAATTGCAATTTTTCTATGATTTCTATAATTCAAAGAAAAAATAAAACTTCCTAATTTAAAAGGAGTTTCTGGGTATATTTCTACACCTATTGCTGTAAGATGTTGTTTAGTTTTCTTATTTAATTGAAAGCTACCAAAAGAATCGTATAAAATACGCACTTCTACATTTTCTTTTCGTTTTTGTTCTAATAACGTAATTATGTTATTTAAAATTTCTCCATTTTCAATAATATAATACTGTAAATGAATAAAGGATGTAGCGTTTTTAATTGCTTTATATAGTGCTTCAAAAGTTTCTTTTCCGTTTTTTAAGACAACAACATCGTTGTTTAATTGTAAGGGTAAATTTGTATTGTTAAAAACTAAATTAGATATTTTAGATGCTTTATTACTTTTAAGTACGGCTGCGTTTTTATTGTTTGCATTTTTAAGATTTTCCTGAATATATTTTTTTCTTTTCTTGGTTTCTTTAAGTTCAAAGTATTTTATTTTTCTTCTATTGATACCAAATAAAATAAAAATAAAAACACCTAAGAAAGGAAACAAGAATGTAATTAAAATCCAGCTTAAAGATTTAGAGGGTTTTACACCAAAATATAAAATATTGTAAAAAGCCCAACTAAATAGTAAAAGATGAATCGATATAAGAATGGTATAAATCAAAATTTTATAATTTTTTTAGCATCCAAACAGGGCAAGAATAATGTCCGGTATTTCCCATAGGTTTGTCAAGGTTTACAAAACCATTTTTTTTATATAATGCTTGTGCAGCATTCATATATGGCATGGTTTCTAAATAACAGTTTTCAAAACCAATTGTTTTGGCTTTATCTAAGCAAGTGTTTATTAATTTAGATCCCAAACCTTTTCCTCGTGTTATCGGTAAAAAATACATTTTTTGAAGCTCGCAGGTATTCCCTTCAAAATTATCTAATTGTGCTATTCCTGCTCCGCCAACCACCATATTATTATGCTCTATAACATAATAGAATGAGGTAGGTTTTTCAAAGTTTTCAAACATTTTATCAGTAGCTTTGTCTTCGTAGGCAGTACCAATTTTTGGAGCGCCCATTTCTAAAAGAACTTCTCTAATTACAGTTGCCATTTGTGCATTGTCTTTAGATTGAATTTCTCTAATGATAAAATCTGTACTTTTCATTTATTACTGTATTTTTGCAAGAGCAATTTACCTTTTTTTTAAATATTGAACATGAAAAACCTTTTATATTTTATACTTTTATTTACATTAATAACAAGTTGTTCTGTAAAAGAAAAACCTATTTTTATAAAGGTAGATAACGTAAAAGTAACTTCTTTTAAAGGAGATACAATTCGTTTAAAAGCACAAGCTTTTTTTGAAAACCCAAATGATGTTGGTGGTAAAATTTCTACAGATGAAATTAAGGTAATTGTTAACGGAGCGGAAGTTGCACAGGTTTCTTCAGATGAATTTGAAGTGCCCGCAAGAAAGGAGTTTTCTATTCCGTTACTTGTAGTAATTCCAGCTAAAAAAGTATTTGACAATAACAAAAATGGAATTTTAGGAGGTTTGCTAAATTCATTTTTAAATAAATCTATCAAAGTGCAATTTACGGGCGATTTAAAATACACCGTTTTCGGCTATTCTAGTATCTACCCGATAGATCAAATTCAGGAAATTAAATTTTAATTTATCAGTCATAAAAAATACATAAAACGCTGTTTGCAAATTGCCAAAAACGGAATTGGGGCTTCTCGTCCTAATCCTTCTGTTGGTGCAGTTGTGGTGCATCAAAATAAAATTATAGGCGAAGGTTTTACATCGCCTTATGGCGGTAATCATGCCGAAGTAAATGCTATTAATGCTGTAAAAGATAAAGGCCTTTTAAAAGAAGCTACTATCTATGTAACTTTAGAGCCTTGTTCTCATTTTGGAAAAACACCGCCTTGTGCAGATTTAATTGTAAAACATCAACTTAAAAATGTTGTTATTGGCTGTATAGATTCTAATAGTTTGGTGGCAGGTAAAGGAATTGATCGTCTTAAAAAGGCAGGAATTAATGTTACTGTTGGCGTTTTAGAAGCTGAATGTAAAGAGCATCACAAACGATTTTTTACGGTTCAGAATAAAAAAAGACCTTATATTATTTTAAAATGGGCGCAAACTAAAGATGGTTTTGTTGCTCCTTTAACAAAAGATACCCAGAAACCCGTTTGGATTTCTAACCCATATTCTCAGCAATTAGTCCATAAATGGAGAGCAGAGGAACACGCAATTTTAGTAGGAACAAATACGGTAATTGCAGACAATCCTAAATTAAATGTGAGAAGTTGGTCTGGTCAAAATCCTGTGAGAATTGTTTTAGATCGTACTTTAAGAGCCTCAGAAAATCTTAGTGTTTTTGATGGAAGTGTTAAAACAATTGTAATCACAGAAAAAGAAATTTCTTCGCAAAAAGGTAATGAAGAACTATTTATAGAAACTATAGATTTCTCGAATAATCTAGCAAATCAAGTTTGCGATGTTTTACAAAAACATCAAATTCAGTCAGTGATTATTGAAGGAGGTTCACAAACCCTACAAATTTTTATTGATGAAAACCTTTGGGATGAAGCGCTAGTTTTTGTGGGTGAAACAACATTTAAAACAGGAGTGAAGGCGCCTATTTTTAATAAAGTATTTACGAAAGAAATAAACATCAAAACAGATGTTTTAAAAACATACATAAATGATTAAGAACCTCGTTTTCGATTTTGGTGATATTTTTATCAACCTAGATAAACCAGCAACTTATAGAGAAATGGCTGCTTTAGGTGTTACAAAAATTACAGAAGAAATGATAGCAGTTTATCATCAATATGAAAAAGGATTGATGACAACGGATGCCTTTATTAATTTCTTTCATGATAAATTTGGGTTAGAAAAAACGGATCTAGTAAGATCTTGGAATGCCGTTTTATTAGATTTTCCTAAAAAACGATTAGAGTTTGTAAAAGAATTGGCGGCTAGTAAAAAGTACCGTTTGTTTTTATTAAGCAACACCAACGATTTACACATAAGTTGGATTCAAGATTCTTTGGGAGATGAATTTTATAATGAGTTTAAAAATTGTTTTGAGCAGTTTTATTTATCGCACGAAATTAATTTTAGAAAACCAGATGCAGAAATTTATCAATTTGTATTAAATGAAAATGAGTTAATAGCAGAAGAAACGTTGTTTGTAGATGATTTAAAAGAAAATACAGATTCAGCAAATTCTTTGGGTATTCATGTTTGGAATTTAATTCCTGGAGAAGAAGAGATAACAGAGTTATTTACAAAAAAGAAGAATTTATTGTGATTTATTTAATTTTCAGCATTCTTTTTTCAACCTTATTGTTTGTTATATTTAAATATTTCGATATTTATAAAATTGACACTTTAAAAGCAATTGTTGTAAATTATTTAGTGGCCTTTGGTTTAGGCTTCGGTTTGTCTGAAATTACATTTTCTTTTAATGAAATACCTCAAAAACCTTGGTTTTTTGGCGCTATAATCTTAGGAGCTTTATTTGTTGCTGTATTTTTTGTAATGGCAAATACAGCACAACAAAATGGCGTTTCTGTAGCTTCTGTTGCAGGAAAAATGTCTGTAGTTATTCCCGTGGTTTTTGGTATTATTTTATACGATGAATCGGTTACTTATTTTAAGGTTATTGGAGTTTTAATTGCTTTAATATCTGTTTATTTAGCTTCTGTAAAAGAAGAAAAAAGTACTTTAAATAAAGCTGGATTACTGTTTCCAATATTACTTTTTTTTGGTTCAGGTATAATTGATACCACACTTAAATATGTTGAAGTCAATTTTGTTAAAAATAATGAAGCTTCTCTTTTTTCTGGAAGTTTATTTGGTTTTGCAGCCTTCTTTGGATTACTTATTTTATTGATAAAAACGATTCAGAAGAGAGAACCATTTGGACTTAAAAATATAATTGCAGGTATTGTTTTAGGTGTACCAAACTACTTTACAATTGTATTTATAATTAAAGCGATGCAAAAATCAGGTTTTGAGAGTTCTACCTTGTTTACTATAAATAATGTGTCTGTAGTTGTTGTATCAACCATTGTTGGATTACTTTTATTCAAAGAAAAATTTAGTTTAAAAAATAAAATAGGAGTTGCATTGGCAATTTTAGGAATTGTCTTAGTAACCATTGCTTAGTATGTTAGAAGACGTATATAAAACAATAGAAAAACCATCCAAAGAAACCCTTTTTAAAGAAAAAGGATCTAAGTTTTTTGGGTATGCTTTTCCTGTTTTATCAGAAGAGGAGGTAAAAGAACATTTAGAAGAATTACGTAAAAAACATCACGCGGCACGTCATTTTTGTTACGCGTATCAATTAGGAATTGAAAACATAAAATTTAGAGCAAATGATGATGGAGAACCTAATAATTCTGCAGGTTTACCTATTTATGGCCAAATTCAATCTTTTGAAGTAACCAATATTTTAATTGTTTCTGTCCGATATTTTGGAGGAACAAAATTAGGTG
Proteins encoded in this region:
- a CDS encoding GNAT family N-acetyltransferase, which produces MKSTDFIIREIQSKDNAQMATVIREVLLEMGAPKIGTAYEDKATDKMFENFEKPTSFYYVIEHNNMVVGGAGIAQLDNFEGNTCELQKMYFLPITRGKGLGSKLINTCLDKAKTIGFENCYLETMPYMNAAQALYKKNGFVNLDKPMGNTGHYSCPVWMLKKL
- a CDS encoding IMPACT family protein — translated: MLEDVYKTIEKPSKETLFKEKGSKFFGYAFPVLSEEEVKEHLEELRKKHHAARHFCYAYQLGIENIKFRANDDGEPNNSAGLPIYGQIQSFEVTNILIVSVRYFGGTKLGVGGLISAYKTSAQISLEAADILEKTINIYYKLTFEYDMMNAVQRVIKEKSIEITNQKLEMNCEYIISIRKKDAQAIYTIFDTLYKVAIKEVE
- a CDS encoding EamA family transporter encodes the protein MFVIFKYFDIYKIDTLKAIVVNYLVAFGLGFGLSEITFSFNEIPQKPWFFGAIILGALFVAVFFVMANTAQQNGVSVASVAGKMSVVIPVVFGIILYDESVTYFKVIGVLIALISVYLASVKEEKSTLNKAGLLFPILLFFGSGIIDTTLKYVEVNFVKNNEASLFSGSLFGFAAFFGLLILLIKTIQKREPFGLKNIIAGIVLGVPNYFTIVFIIKAMQKSGFESSTLFTINNVSVVVVSTIVGLLLFKEKFSLKNKIGVALAILGIVLVTIA
- the cls gene encoding cardiolipin synthase, with amino-acid sequence MIYTILISIHLLLFSWAFYNILYFGVKPSKSLSWILITFLFPFLGVFIFILFGINRRKIKYFELKETKKRKKYIQENLKNANNKNAAVLKSNKASKISNLVFNNTNLPLQLNNDVVVLKNGKETFEALYKAIKNATSFIHLQYYIIENGEILNNIITLLEQKRKENVEVRILYDSFGSFQLNKKTKQHLTAIGVEIYPETPFKLGSFIFSLNYRNHRKIAIIDNEIGFTGGVNISDEYITEDTSLGIWQDAHVQISGCAVANLHDTFLKDYYYATDIDLSQKEKYNTVSNTTGSTKIQIVSSGPDYKQPVVMQQYLSLINLAEKSICVLNPYFIPTYAILEAFKIAALSGVKVTLLLPKVTDSNIATYSMYSYFEGLLKAGVDIYLREDFSHSKVIFIDDEITSIGSTNFDCRSFEHNYELNALIFDQQITLDISKEFNERKKLANKIKLEDFLNRSNKQKTLERLARFLSPLL
- a CDS encoding LEA type 2 family protein, producing the protein MKNLLYFILLFTLITSCSVKEKPIFIKVDNVKVTSFKGDTIRLKAQAFFENPNDVGGKISTDEIKVIVNGAEVAQVSSDEFEVPARKEFSIPLLVVIPAKKVFDNNKNGILGGLLNSFLNKSIKVQFTGDLKYTVFGYSSIYPIDQIQEIKF
- a CDS encoding HAD family hydrolase; amino-acid sequence: MIKNLVFDFGDIFINLDKPATYREMAALGVTKITEEMIAVYHQYEKGLMTTDAFINFFHDKFGLEKTDLVRSWNAVLLDFPKKRLEFVKELAASKKYRLFLLSNTNDLHISWIQDSLGDEFYNEFKNCFEQFYLSHEINFRKPDAEIYQFVLNENELIAEETLFVDDLKENTDSANSLGIHVWNLIPGEEEITELFTKKKNLL
- the ribD gene encoding bifunctional diaminohydroxyphosphoribosylaminopyrimidine deaminase/5-amino-6-(5-phosphoribosylamino)uracil reductase RibD, with product MSHKKYIKRCLQIAKNGIGASRPNPSVGAVVVHQNKIIGEGFTSPYGGNHAEVNAINAVKDKGLLKEATIYVTLEPCSHFGKTPPCADLIVKHQLKNVVIGCIDSNSLVAGKGIDRLKKAGINVTVGVLEAECKEHHKRFFTVQNKKRPYIILKWAQTKDGFVAPLTKDTQKPVWISNPYSQQLVHKWRAEEHAILVGTNTVIADNPKLNVRSWSGQNPVRIVLDRTLRASENLSVFDGSVKTIVITEKEISSQKGNEELFIETIDFSNNLANQVCDVLQKHQIQSVIIEGGSQTLQIFIDENLWDEALVFVGETTFKTGVKAPIFNKVFTKEINIKTDVLKTYIND